Proteins found in one Oribacterium sp. oral taxon 102 genomic segment:
- a CDS encoding LysR family transcriptional regulator has product MEIRQLNSFIKIVELQSFSKAAEALGYTQAAVTIQIRQLEQEFNTRLFDRVGRHVELTPPGQEFLQYANEILRKVDDVHIALGNPMQQERKLRIGTLESLLSFKFPPIIKFFYENHKEISLELHTGSPRELTEMMEHNQIDLAYFLDRQIYGQSWVKLLEEREPVVFVASPEAEIARHGTLTLSELVRQPFFLTEKDSNYRYALEQRLAAQNMSIRPFFETEDTEVIIRLIRENKVLSFLPYFAVEEPLRRGELVELTVEGFDMTMYRQLFYHKDKWVTREMQLFINLKEQGML; this is encoded by the coding sequence ATGGAAATCAGACAGTTGAATTCATTTATCAAGATCGTCGAGCTGCAGAGCTTTTCGAAGGCGGCGGAGGCGCTCGGCTATACACAGGCCGCCGTGACGATACAGATCCGGCAGCTCGAGCAGGAGTTCAATACCCGGCTCTTCGACCGGGTCGGACGCCATGTGGAGCTGACACCGCCGGGACAGGAATTCCTGCAATATGCCAATGAGATCCTCCGAAAGGTAGACGACGTCCACATCGCGCTCGGAAATCCGATGCAGCAGGAACGGAAGCTCCGGATCGGTACGCTGGAATCTCTCCTCAGCTTTAAATTTCCTCCGATCATCAAATTTTTCTATGAAAATCACAAGGAGATCTCTCTGGAGCTTCACACCGGCTCTCCGAGAGAGCTCACAGAAATGATGGAGCATAACCAGATCGATCTCGCTTACTTTCTGGATCGGCAGATCTATGGGCAGAGCTGGGTCAAGCTGCTCGAGGAGCGGGAGCCGGTGGTCTTCGTCGCCTCTCCGGAGGCAGAGATCGCCAGACATGGTACCCTCACCCTTTCCGAGCTGGTTCGGCAGCCCTTCTTCCTGACAGAGAAGGACTCCAACTATCGTTATGCCCTCGAGCAGCGGCTCGCCGCGCAGAATATGAGCATCCGCCCCTTCTTCGAAACCGAGGACACCGAGGTCATCATCCGTCTGATCCGGGAAAACAAGGTGCTCTCTTTCCTGCCGTACTTCGCGGTCGAGGAGCCGCTCCGGAGAGGTGAGCTCGTAGAGCTTACGGTCGAGGGCTTCGATATGACGATGTACCGACAGCTCTTCTACCACAAGGACAAATGGGTCACCCGGGAAATGCAGCTGTTCATCAATTTGAAGGAGCAGGGGATGCTGTGA
- the ybaK gene encoding Cys-tRNA(Pro) deacylase → MAKQKEVKTNVMRLLDKAKIPYTHRTYPVDESDLSGSHAADRLGVPHELLFKTLVLHGDRSGYLVAVIPVDAEIDLKKLAKISGNKKVEMLPLKELLPLTGYIRGGCSPIGMKKSFPSYLHCSAESLPQIGVSAGQRGEQIFLSPQDLSDYIHGSFADLIIDTPCACSEGSGKEKTWKSDS, encoded by the coding sequence ATGGCAAAGCAAAAAGAAGTCAAGACCAATGTGATGCGCCTTCTGGACAAGGCGAAAATTCCATATACGCACCGGACGTACCCTGTGGATGAATCGGATCTCAGCGGCAGCCATGCCGCGGATCGTCTGGGAGTTCCCCACGAGCTGCTCTTCAAGACGCTCGTCCTCCACGGTGATCGGAGCGGCTATCTCGTCGCGGTGATCCCGGTGGATGCGGAGATTGATCTGAAAAAGCTCGCAAAAATATCCGGCAATAAAAAGGTAGAAATGCTTCCCCTGAAGGAGCTCCTGCCGCTCACCGGCTATATCCGCGGCGGCTGCTCCCCGATCGGAATGAAGAAGAGCTTTCCGAGCTATCTGCACTGCTCGGCAGAGTCTCTTCCGCAAATCGGAGTCAGCGCAGGGCAGCGGGGAGAACAGATTTTCCTCTCTCCGCAGGATCTTTCAGATTATATTCACGGCAGCTTCGCGGATCTCATCATCGATACGCCCTGTGCCTGCTCGGAAGGCAGCGGAAAGGAAAAAACATGGAAATCAGACAGTTGA
- a CDS encoding TIGR01906 family membrane protein, whose product MKKIFYSILSVLFSLQLLFILLISSFEAVCYWMPGYYEQEFRKYQVAEEMAAWTGEKISYESLDEVIRQTMRYLRGERENLIVPVEINGREQEFYNENEKGHMADVRLLFLRSITLRALACLNCLAILAFLIILEHHRALTILGGGFLRTGAVLLLLALLLGAATANDFTRYFTIFHEILFRQGNWLFDPRQSRMINMLPEGFFSDTALRILLVFLASTALFGFVGFIASRRK is encoded by the coding sequence ATGAAAAAAATATTTTATTCAATATTGAGCGTTTTGTTTTCTCTTCAGCTTCTCTTCATTCTCCTGATCAGCTCCTTCGAGGCGGTGTGCTATTGGATGCCGGGATATTACGAGCAGGAATTCCGAAAATATCAGGTGGCGGAGGAGATGGCGGCATGGACAGGGGAGAAGATTTCCTATGAGTCGCTGGACGAGGTTATCCGACAGACGATGCGCTACCTCAGAGGGGAGCGGGAGAATCTGATCGTTCCGGTCGAGATCAACGGCAGGGAGCAGGAATTCTACAATGAGAACGAGAAGGGACATATGGCGGATGTGCGCCTGCTCTTCCTGCGAAGCATCACGCTCCGCGCGCTTGCCTGTCTGAACTGTTTGGCGATTCTCGCATTTCTGATCATTCTGGAGCACCATAGAGCTCTCACGATCCTCGGGGGAGGCTTCCTCCGAACCGGTGCCGTGCTTCTCTTGCTTGCGTTGCTGCTGGGGGCGGCGACGGCGAACGACTTCACGAGGTACTTCACGATCTTTCACGAGATCCTTTTCCGACAGGGGAATTGGCTTTTCGATCCGAGACAGAGCCGCATGATCAATATGCTGCCGGAGGGATTTTTCTCGGATACGGCGCTTCGCATCCTGCTGGTTTTTCTGGCAAGCACGGCGCTTTTCGGTTTTGTCGGATTTATTGCATCGAGGAGGAAATGA
- the hflX gene encoding GTPase HflX, translating to MRKMLECSQTKRHRAVLVGAGIAGEEGLAVDMEELRGLCEACDIEPVMELTQNLPREDSAYYIGSGKVAELRQALFLCEGDLVVVNNTLSPSQLANLAHDLEVEVIDRTNLILNIFAERARSKEARMQVDYAKLKYMLPRLVGLRQNLSRQGGTGGSMSNRGSGETQIELDRRHIEKQMAELRRGLREIARNRETQRKKRRQSDLPLVALVGYTNAGKSTLMNRLLRCFSVEEEKQVLAENMLFATLDTTVRRISPKGQRDFLLSDTVGFINRLPHDLVDAFRSTLEEALYSDLLLQVIDYSDPNYRMHMEVTERTLRELGAGHIPRLYVMNKSDVKFSEAELPLLRGDRIYVSSKHGIGMEELLQEIERKLSEGWFTVELRIPYDRGSAENLLREKGRVRSTKYEEDGIHIVAELNQELLQRCKEFLIGIVQGA from the coding sequence ATGAGAAAAATGCTGGAGTGCAGTCAAACGAAGCGGCATAGAGCAGTACTGGTAGGAGCCGGCATTGCCGGAGAGGAGGGACTTGCAGTCGATATGGAGGAGCTGCGGGGGCTCTGTGAAGCGTGTGATATAGAGCCGGTCATGGAGCTCACGCAAAATCTTCCCAGGGAGGACAGCGCATACTATATCGGCTCCGGCAAGGTCGCAGAGCTCCGGCAGGCGCTGTTCCTCTGCGAGGGGGATCTCGTGGTGGTGAACAATACCCTGAGTCCCTCCCAGCTCGCGAATCTCGCCCATGATCTGGAGGTGGAGGTGATCGACCGAACGAATCTGATCCTGAATATCTTCGCAGAGCGGGCGCGTTCGAAGGAGGCGAGGATGCAGGTTGACTATGCGAAGCTGAAATATATGCTGCCGCGTCTCGTGGGGCTCAGACAGAATCTGTCCAGACAGGGCGGCACCGGCGGATCCATGTCGAACAGGGGCTCCGGGGAGACGCAGATCGAGCTGGATCGCCGACATATCGAGAAGCAGATGGCAGAGCTTCGGAGAGGGCTTCGCGAGATCGCCCGGAATCGGGAAACGCAGCGAAAGAAGCGCCGGCAGTCGGATCTTCCGTTGGTAGCGCTGGTGGGCTATACCAATGCCGGCAAGTCCACTCTGATGAACCGGCTGCTGCGCTGTTTCTCCGTGGAGGAGGAGAAGCAGGTGCTGGCAGAGAATATGCTTTTCGCGACGCTGGATACGACTGTGCGGCGGATCTCGCCGAAGGGGCAGCGGGACTTCCTGCTGTCGGATACCGTGGGCTTCATTAACAGGCTGCCGCATGATCTGGTGGATGCCTTTCGCTCCACGCTGGAGGAGGCGCTGTATTCGGATCTGCTCCTGCAGGTGATCGACTATTCCGATCCGAATTACCGGATGCACATGGAGGTTACGGAGCGGACGCTCCGGGAGCTGGGCGCAGGACACATCCCGCGGCTCTATGTGATGAACAAGTCGGATGTGAAATTCTCGGAAGCGGAGCTTCCGCTGCTGCGCGGCGACAGGATCTACGTTTCTTCGAAGCATGGAATCGGAATGGAGGAGCTGCTGCAGGAGATCGAAAGGAAGCTTTCGGAGGGCTGGTTCACGGTGGAGCTCCGAATCCCCTATGACAGAGGCAGCGCGGAGAATTTGCTGCGGGAGAAGGGGCGGGTTCGTAGCACGAAGTACGAGGAGGACGGCATCCATATCGTTGCGGAGCTGAATCAGGAGCTGCTGCAGCGCTGTAAGGAATTTCTGATTGGAATTGTGCAGGGGGCATGA
- a CDS encoding glutaredoxin family protein, producing the protein MKKVTFFYIDGCPYCAQARKARAELIAENPVYAGVEFDEIEEHANPEIAEQYDYWATPSMFIDKEKLYESHFGEKYDEAKQHVREVLDRALEA; encoded by the coding sequence ATGAAGAAGGTGACCTTTTTTTATATCGACGGCTGTCCGTACTGCGCGCAGGCGCGCAAGGCGAGAGCGGAGCTGATCGCGGAGAACCCGGTGTACGCGGGAGTAGAATTTGACGAGATTGAAGAGCATGCCAATCCGGAGATCGCAGAGCAGTATGACTACTGGGCGACCCCATCCATGTTTATCGACAAGGAGAAGCTCTATGAGAGCCACTTCGGAGAGAAGTACGATGAGGCGAAGCAGCATGTCAGAGAGGTGCTGGACAGAGCGTTGGAGGCATAA
- a CDS encoding SpaA isopeptide-forming pilin-related protein, with protein sequence MKRQKRRNRFFAWLMTVTLAAGLMLQSTTAAIADEKAEVVQAAAREQASQPKESAAAEQGTAAEKQSGDGQAQTTLVQYTEQTEQSKSTESEQPTCENEENSEKKQDSTEQETAAAALIAEGSALPEATPLQTAADASTQGNAVPQNTEPITGEKTEEGVTLSLMAPEGSFPEGTSPRIAALNRTEKETLSEQLSERAGLSEAELLGFDISFTDANGENVQPEKDVRLTFTLAAGSAFLARAREAGALTLYHFGDAPEEVETIPVEEDAESLTLTAYVSAFSPYALTVPKRLPLGAPRSVNAVITKFELRDWENKDPVTELTIGAGFSLNIDWEVPETVHTGDFFDVEIPREVNLTNGATIGDFDLLDKDGHAIARASVTRNNLSATSGGGNIHVVFLEDANNKYDLKGNMHLKAYFNQQAIKVNETHKIELKVNGGIVPADPSTVPSVIVKPNPPVKDILAKWGENLKGNPGVVKWVMRINQEGKNLKNVVIKDALQTNNGHYLPPSSLPEVQTTEQFKLQKVVYREDASIASWGEVVDISDKLVLSPDGKSFTLTLGDIGTQSYILMYRTTLENGRVQQNNAVLTADNDIEVKKSAKFKAADAGGNADGSLASRIKLTKVDAEEHSIPLEGAVFTVTRPDGTSFELTTGADGTVTSDVLPQGNYKVKEKTPPSGYHLNEEEFTLTVSSDGGALQTITDEPIKVSVKVKKSWVGAALDLVRVYLLRNEEPTGDSIELNAAGGWSGSFGNLRKYTASGSEIRYTVREEPAAGYIGAVTGSMEDGFTITNTKQPDPPKPPVPSDPPTPSNIPTPSNIPTPSDIPTPSDIPSDHHSGGGGGGGSHKGANRPVPPSVLKQELLGADRPQETAGPSISPDVRGASRKMHTSDASHIPADFFVMLLSAVFLAVSLLWKKRYRTDKG encoded by the coding sequence TTGAAGAGACAGAAGAGGCGAAACAGGTTTTTTGCCTGGCTGATGACGGTTACACTTGCGGCAGGACTTATGCTGCAGAGCACGACGGCCGCGATCGCGGATGAGAAAGCGGAGGTGGTGCAGGCTGCGGCGAGGGAGCAGGCCTCTCAGCCGAAGGAGTCGGCTGCAGCGGAGCAGGGCACAGCAGCTGAAAAACAAAGCGGGGACGGGCAGGCGCAAACCACTCTTGTGCAATATACAGAGCAGACGGAACAGTCAAAAAGTACAGAATCGGAGCAGCCGACCTGTGAAAATGAGGAGAATTCCGAAAAGAAGCAGGACAGTACGGAGCAGGAGACAGCTGCAGCGGCTTTGATTGCAGAGGGCTCCGCACTTCCGGAGGCAACCCCGCTACAAACTGCGGCGGATGCTTCCACACAGGGCAATGCAGTGCCGCAGAATACAGAGCCGATCACCGGAGAAAAGACAGAGGAAGGTGTGACGCTTTCCCTTATGGCACCGGAGGGAAGCTTCCCGGAGGGGACGAGCCCGCGGATTGCTGCGCTGAACCGCACAGAAAAGGAGACGCTTTCAGAGCAGCTCTCCGAGAGGGCGGGACTTTCCGAGGCAGAGCTTTTGGGCTTTGATATCAGCTTCACTGACGCAAACGGAGAAAATGTCCAGCCGGAAAAGGATGTCAGGCTCACATTTACGCTTGCTGCCGGCTCCGCATTTCTTGCGAGAGCAAGGGAAGCGGGAGCGCTGACGCTGTATCATTTCGGCGACGCACCCGAGGAGGTCGAGACGATTCCGGTAGAGGAGGACGCGGAAAGTCTCACGCTGACAGCTTATGTATCCGCATTCTCTCCCTATGCGCTGACGGTGCCGAAGAGGCTGCCGCTGGGCGCGCCCAGGAGCGTAAATGCCGTGATCACGAAATTTGAGCTTCGGGACTGGGAGAATAAGGATCCTGTAACGGAGCTGACGATCGGAGCCGGGTTCAGCCTGAACATAGACTGGGAGGTGCCGGAGACGGTTCATACGGGGGATTTCTTCGATGTGGAGATCCCCAGGGAGGTGAATCTGACCAATGGCGCAACCATCGGAGATTTCGACCTTCTGGATAAGGATGGGCATGCCATCGCACGAGCAAGTGTGACTCGGAATAATCTATCTGCGACATCCGGCGGCGGGAATATCCATGTGGTTTTTCTTGAGGATGCGAATAATAAATATGACCTTAAGGGTAATATGCATCTGAAAGCCTACTTTAACCAGCAGGCAATCAAGGTAAATGAAACCCACAAGATTGAGCTTAAGGTGAACGGCGGCATTGTGCCGGCGGATCCTTCAACGGTGCCCTCTGTTATCGTCAAGCCGAATCCTCCGGTAAAGGATATTCTGGCGAAATGGGGAGAGAATCTGAAGGGGAATCCCGGAGTCGTGAAATGGGTCATGCGGATCAACCAGGAGGGGAAGAACCTTAAAAATGTCGTAATCAAAGATGCGCTGCAGACAAACAACGGACACTACCTCCCCCCCTCCTCCCTCCCGGAAGTGCAAACGACGGAGCAGTTCAAGCTGCAGAAGGTCGTGTACAGGGAGGATGCCTCTATAGCGAGCTGGGGAGAGGTTGTCGATATTTCCGATAAGCTTGTGCTCTCTCCGGATGGAAAATCGTTCACGCTTACGCTGGGGGATATCGGGACGCAAAGCTATATACTTATGTATCGGACGACGCTGGAGAACGGCCGGGTGCAGCAGAATAATGCTGTGCTGACAGCGGATAATGATATAGAGGTTAAAAAAAGTGCAAAGTTCAAAGCTGCAGATGCAGGCGGAAACGCGGATGGAAGTCTCGCCAGCAGGATCAAGCTGACAAAGGTCGATGCGGAGGAGCACAGTATTCCTCTCGAGGGTGCTGTATTTACCGTAACCAGGCCGGACGGGACGAGCTTCGAGCTGACCACCGGTGCAGACGGTACCGTAACCTCGGATGTGCTGCCGCAGGGAAACTATAAGGTAAAGGAGAAAACCCCTCCCTCAGGATATCATCTGAATGAGGAGGAGTTTACCCTGACGGTTTCCTCGGACGGCGGAGCGCTGCAAACCATCACCGATGAGCCGATCAAGGTTTCTGTCAAGGTGAAAAAGAGCTGGGTCGGCGCGGCATTGGATCTCGTGAGAGTGTATCTCCTTCGGAATGAGGAGCCCACCGGAGACAGCATTGAACTGAATGCCGCCGGCGGCTGGAGCGGAAGCTTCGGAAATCTGCGGAAGTATACCGCGAGCGGGAGTGAGATTCGTTATACAGTGCGGGAGGAGCCGGCAGCCGGCTATATCGGAGCTGTAACAGGAAGCATGGAGGATGGCTTCACCATCACCAATACGAAGCAGCCGGATCCGCCGAAGCCCCCGGTTCCGTCTGACCCGCCGACCCCGTCGAATATTCCGACCCCGTCGAATATCCCGACCCCGTCCGATATCCCGACCCCGTCCGATATCCCGTCAGATCATCATTCAGGCGGTGGCGGTGGCGGCGGATCGCATAAGGGAGCAAATCGCCCTGTTCCTCCGTCTGTACTGAAGCAGGAGCTTCTCGGTGCAGACAGACCGCAGGAGACAGCGGGGCCGTCGATTTCTCCTGACGTCAGGGGTGCAAGCAGGAAGATGCATACCTCGGATGCTTCACATATCCCCGCAGATTTCTTCGTCATGCTGCTGTCCGCTGTATTCCTTGCAGTGAGCCTGCTTTGGAAAAAACGATACCGTACGGACAAGGGATAG
- the recD2 gene encoding SF1B family DNA helicase RecD2, with the protein MNHLRCVVERITYQNAENGYSVIKCRAKGYQDLVTVVGAMPDVHVGSVLYLGGSWRIDAKYGRQFSMETFEETLPATVYGIEKYLGSGLVRGVGPKFAGRIVKQFGADTLKVIEEAPDRLLEVTGIGRLRVERIKKSWQEQKEIKNIMLFLQSHDVSTSHAAKIYKTYGNNSIKVVQENPYRLADDIWGVGFKTADSIAEKMGFDHEKYVRLRSGILYTLNKLSDDGHCYATREMLLKTGAELLAVEDNVLSVTLEEMIRAEDVITEPIPLPKDAAPGAAPEKAIYLPPFYFSEIGTAKRLGAIYGNAEGIHVNPAGLAERISRRTGMQYDEIQMQAILTAVQSKVLVLTGGPGTGKTTTTLGIITAFREAGAKILLAAPTGRAAKRLSEVTGMEAKTIHRLLEVKPSEGYQKNEENPLEGDVLIVDECSMIDIILMYNLLKAIPDTMTVILVGDTDQLPSVGAGNVLRDIIDSGSFPVSRLTRIFRQAQTSRIIMNAHRINSGRMPDISNGVKSDFFFMDMETRAQKKGLDPEDSAVLAEEAAQTISELVAAKLSGYYRTPSAEIQVLTPMQRGVVGAANLNQALQQALNPGDQGLKRGGYLFKARDKVMQIRNNYDKEVFNGDIGVIESVDLEKRELTVRFDDRSVTYDVTELDELVLAYAATIHKSQGSEYPIVVIPILMNHYVMLQRNLIYTGITRAKKVLVLLGTKKALGYAVRNVTVSKRNTMLKERLQRLP; encoded by the coding sequence ATGAATCATCTGCGCTGCGTTGTGGAGCGCATCACGTATCAGAATGCAGAAAACGGCTACTCTGTCATCAAATGCCGGGCGAAAGGATATCAGGATCTGGTGACGGTGGTTGGCGCCATGCCGGATGTGCATGTGGGGAGCGTTCTGTATCTCGGCGGAAGCTGGCGGATCGACGCGAAGTACGGCAGACAGTTTTCCATGGAGACCTTCGAGGAAACGCTCCCGGCGACCGTCTACGGCATCGAAAAATATCTGGGCAGTGGTCTGGTGAGGGGTGTGGGACCGAAGTTCGCTGGCCGCATTGTGAAGCAGTTCGGTGCGGATACCCTCAAGGTCATCGAAGAGGCCCCGGACCGGCTTCTTGAAGTTACCGGTATCGGCAGGCTTCGGGTAGAGCGCATTAAGAAAAGCTGGCAGGAGCAGAAGGAAATCAAGAACATCATGCTGTTTTTGCAGAGCCATGACGTCTCCACATCTCATGCCGCCAAGATTTATAAAACCTACGGCAACAACAGTATCAAGGTGGTGCAGGAGAATCCTTACCGCCTGGCGGATGACATCTGGGGTGTCGGCTTCAAGACGGCGGATAGCATCGCGGAAAAGATGGGCTTTGACCATGAGAAATACGTCCGTCTCCGCAGCGGCATCCTGTACACTCTGAATAAGCTCTCGGATGACGGTCACTGCTATGCCACACGGGAAATGCTCTTGAAGACCGGTGCGGAGCTTCTGGCTGTGGAGGACAATGTGCTCTCCGTAACGCTGGAGGAGATGATTCGTGCAGAGGACGTCATTACGGAGCCGATTCCGCTTCCGAAAGATGCAGCGCCGGGTGCCGCACCGGAGAAGGCCATCTATCTTCCTCCCTTCTATTTCTCGGAGATCGGTACGGCAAAACGCCTGGGCGCGATCTATGGAAATGCGGAAGGCATTCATGTGAATCCTGCAGGCCTTGCCGAGCGCATCAGCCGCCGCACAGGCATGCAATACGATGAGATCCAGATGCAGGCGATCCTGACGGCAGTTCAGAGCAAGGTTCTGGTGCTGACGGGCGGACCGGGCACCGGAAAGACCACTACGACGCTTGGAATCATCACGGCCTTCCGGGAAGCCGGCGCGAAGATTCTGCTGGCTGCACCGACCGGCCGGGCAGCGAAGCGCTTGTCCGAGGTGACCGGAATGGAAGCAAAGACAATACATCGGCTGTTGGAGGTGAAGCCGTCGGAGGGGTATCAGAAAAATGAAGAGAACCCGTTGGAAGGCGATGTGCTGATCGTGGACGAGTGCTCTATGATCGATATCATACTGATGTACAATCTCCTGAAAGCGATTCCGGATACAATGACGGTGATTCTGGTCGGTGATACCGATCAGCTTCCCAGCGTCGGCGCGGGAAACGTGCTGCGGGACATCATCGACTCCGGAAGCTTCCCGGTTTCCCGTCTCACCCGGATCTTTCGGCAGGCGCAGACCAGCCGGATTATCATGAATGCCCACCGCATCAACAGCGGCAGGATGCCCGACATCAGCAACGGCGTGAAGAGCGATTTCTTTTTCATGGATATGGAAACCCGGGCGCAGAAGAAGGGACTGGATCCGGAGGACAGTGCCGTTTTGGCAGAAGAAGCGGCACAGACCATTTCCGAGCTTGTAGCTGCCAAGCTCTCCGGCTATTACCGAACCCCCTCCGCAGAGATTCAGGTTCTGACTCCCATGCAGCGCGGCGTGGTCGGTGCAGCAAATCTGAATCAGGCATTGCAGCAGGCACTGAACCCCGGCGATCAAGGCTTAAAGCGCGGCGGATATCTCTTTAAAGCCCGAGATAAGGTGATGCAGATTCGCAACAATTATGATAAAGAAGTCTTCAATGGGGATATCGGCGTCATCGAGTCCGTGGATCTGGAGAAACGGGAACTGACGGTTCGTTTTGATGATCGTTCCGTAACCTATGACGTGACAGAGCTGGATGAGCTTGTGCTTGCATATGCTGCCACGATCCATAAATCTCAGGGCTCGGAATATCCTATCGTCGTAATCCCGATTCTCATGAACCACTACGTCATGCTGCAGCGGAACCTCATTTATACCGGGATTACGAGAGCGAAGAAGGTGCTCGTGCTGCTCGGAACAAAGAAGGCGCTCGGCTATGCCGTGCGGAATGTGACCGTCAGCAAACGGAATACCATGCTGAAGGAGCGGCTGCAGAGGCTACCTTGA
- a CDS encoding zinc ribbon domain-containing protein translates to MAKFCRYCGAPLTPKAKFCSKCGKQITEVQAAKSGDVQTAPVRKEKNGKKTISMIALLLVLLVSGSGAALYFAFFRAEAFKGKTEQVYDAEQAGTILDYARRLEKAGNYQAAEAVYSLLPKGIGADLIEKEKEKIPPMQAQEELEKLDKIFGSRTGGEGK, encoded by the coding sequence ATGGCAAAATTCTGTAGGTACTGCGGCGCACCATTGACGCCGAAAGCGAAGTTCTGTAGCAAATGCGGAAAACAAATTACCGAGGTACAGGCGGCAAAGTCAGGTGACGTTCAGACGGCTCCTGTCCGGAAAGAAAAAAACGGAAAGAAAACGATCAGCATGATTGCGCTGCTGCTTGTTTTGCTGGTCTCGGGAAGCGGTGCAGCATTGTATTTTGCCTTTTTCCGAGCGGAAGCGTTTAAGGGAAAAACGGAGCAGGTCTATGATGCAGAACAAGCGGGCACGATACTGGATTATGCGAGAAGGCTGGAGAAAGCAGGCAACTACCAGGCGGCGGAAGCGGTCTATTCTCTGCTTCCGAAGGGTATCGGTGCAGATCTGATAGAAAAAGAGAAGGAGAAGATCCCTCCTATGCAGGCGCAGGAGGAGCTGGAAAAGCTGGACAAAATATTTGGCTCCCGGACAGGAGGTGAGGGGAAATGA
- the yaaA gene encoding peroxide stress protein YaaA, with product MSAISFLSDFYGVVKPMGGVVPYRLEIQAKAAVTGCRNLYEFRGDERYLEVPDKSRIIINLLLFSW from the coding sequence ATGTCTGCCATAAGCTTTCTCTCTGACTTTTACGGTGTTGTGAAACCGATGGGTGGCGTGGTGCCATATCGTTTGGAAATACAGGCCAAGGCTGCAGTCACCGGCTGTAGAAATCTGTATGAATTCCGAGGTGATGAGCGGTATCTCGAAGTGCCGGATAAAAGCAGGATCATCATTAACCTCCTTCTCTTTTCATGGTGA
- a CDS encoding class I SAM-dependent methyltransferase, producing MFWNNVAGVYDIFVNVINRKTHRALKKIISDLIEPEDHVLECACGTGLLSTVIAGKCASLIATDFAPRMLKRAGKNCAAFKNIRFQQANILSLDFPDNTFDKVVAGNVLHLLDEPLKALHELNRVCKPDGMLILPTYLNRDQKGRASRFSRAAGKAGAAFKRQFDQDSYRQFFLNAGYPDVKMQLASGRIPCAVAFMTKK from the coding sequence ATGTTTTGGAATAACGTGGCAGGCGTATATGACATATTCGTCAATGTCATCAACAGGAAAACGCATAGGGCACTGAAAAAAATCATAAGCGATCTGATTGAGCCAGAAGACCATGTGCTGGAATGCGCCTGCGGAACAGGGCTGCTAAGCACTGTGATTGCAGGAAAGTGCGCGTCACTTATCGCGACAGATTTTGCGCCGAGAATGCTGAAGCGTGCCGGGAAAAATTGCGCCGCTTTCAAAAATATAAGGTTTCAGCAGGCAAATATTCTGTCGCTGGATTTCCCGGACAACACCTTCGACAAGGTGGTCGCAGGGAATGTGCTCCATTTGTTGGATGAACCCCTGAAAGCACTTCACGAGCTGAACCGAGTTTGCAAGCCTGACGGAATGCTGATCCTCCCCACCTACCTGAATCGGGATCAGAAGGGTAGAGCCAGCCGCTTTTCCCGGGCCGCAGGAAAAGCAGGTGCCGCATTCAAGCGGCAGTTTGACCAGGACAGCTACCGGCAATTCTTCCTGAATGCCGGATATCCAGATGTGAAAATGCAGCTTGCTTCGGGGCGCATCCCCTGTGCCGTGGCTTTCATGACGAAGAAATAG